DNA sequence from the Herpetosiphon gulosus genome:
TGCGACTCCCGCAACACACTAATTACCAAGCGCTGATCATCAGGCGACCAATCAAAATCGCCGCTAAATGGAATGCGCCGCAACACATCGCTAAAATCGAATAAGACCAATTCGTTACGCAATGGATCGGTAAAGCCTAACAAGCGCCCAGCATTCGACCAATGTGCGCCGAAGGTGACAACATCGCCGCCTTTGACAACGGGGCTAACTTGAGTTCCATCGGGCTGCATCAACCAAAGTTTAGGCGAACCAACTCCGCCAGCACTAATTGTGCGCCGTTCATAGACAATTACTCCATTAGCAGGCGACCAATTTGGCGTGTAGCCAGTCCAATCGGCTGAGCCAGTGCTGGTAATCACCTGATTTTGGGTCAGATCAAACATTTCGATGCGGCTTGGTTGGGCTTCGGCTTGAGTGGCATAGGCGACTTTGCGCCCATCGGGGCTAAGGCTGTAATCGCTAACTTGCGGCACAAGTAATTGCTGCCCTTGACCATTGGCATCCGAACGCCACAATTCAGCTTGCTGGGCAGGATTGCGCAAAAACAAAATACCATTAACTTGAGCTTGATTTGAATTAGGGTTGGAAACTTGGCCTGCGCTGGGCTGTTGGCCAATCGTGACCAGCAAAATTACGATCGCTACCAAGCCTACTGATAAACTAGTTACAGTTCGACGACCTATCTGATCCATGACGACTCCTTGGGCATACTTGGCTTGATTATCACCCTATAGCCAGCTTTGAGCAAATGCGCTACGATAGGCAGAATGCCCGATTTAGTGAAGGAGGTCGTATGGGCTACAATGATCATGCTGAGGCAGCGGCGCAACATCAAGCACCAGTGCGCTGCGCAATTATTACTATTAGCGATACGCGCACCAGCGAAACCGATAAGAGTGGCGCACTGACCCATGAATTATTAACTGCCGCAGGCTTTGAAGTTGTCGAATATCGAATTATTCCCGATGAACCTGATCAGGTCGCTGAGTTTGTGCAACAGTGTATTGCGCGGAGCGATTGCGACGCTGTTTTAACCAATGGCGGCACTGGGATTGCCCGCCGCGATGCCACGATTGAGGCGATTGCCCCGTTGCTCGATAAAAAATTGCCGGGGTTTGGCGAAATTTTCCGTATGCTTTCCTACAACGAAATTGGCGCAGGAGCCATGCTTTCACGTGCGATCGCGGGTATCGCTGGCCGAACCTTGGTTTTTTGTATGCCTGGCTCGTCGGGAGCGGTGCGTTTGGCCATGCAATCGTTGATTTTGCCTGAACTAAAACACCTCGTTTGGGAAATAGCCCGCCAGTAATGCCATAACCCCGAACCAGCCAACCAAGCCCAAACAAGCCAATCAGCCAAACCCAAAGTATTGGCAGGTTTGGTTGGCTGGTCGCAGGCAAGCGTTGCGGCAAGCCCAAATCGGTAACGTGACGCACTTGTAAACGCCAAACATCATCGTAGCGGCTAACAATTCCAGTGACGTTTAATTGAGTTGATGTTGGCAGTTGAGGCAAGTTTTGGCCTTGCGCCAAGCGCACTTGCAAGGTCTGAGATCCAAACTCGACTAATAAACTATCGGCGTGGCGTTGTTTATAGCGTAATGGCAATTTAACCAACTGCCCAAGATTGGCTTGTTCTAGCTTCTTCGGTCTATGAATGACTAAATTGACTTGATTGTTAATAATTTTGAGATCATCAGCATCAGCCACAATCAGCTGTGGCTCTTGATGATAACTGCCAACTTTGGCCTGAATTTGCAGGTGCATTCCTTGACGTAATTGAGGCAAAGCGACGTTATTGCTGATAAATACCAACATTCCGGCGCTGGCATCTTGCAGATAAAACGCCCGTTGGCGGAACAAATTAAGTTCTGCACTGACTACGCCTTCAACCACAACTTGGCTATCGATGGGTGCTTGTTGGGCTTGGCCTAAACTCATGGTTTTGGTGGGTTGGGACTGTACAGGATTATTAGCTTGCTGCGGGCTGGGTTGCGCAAAAAGTTGCCATTGTTGGTTGCTTGGATGCCGGCCCCAACTTTGATCATAATCCAATTTGGCATAGCTAACCTGATCAATTACTACTCCATTTGGTTGGAGCAAACGCACCTCTTCGCCAGTATTGGTGAGGCTTAGTTTGCTTTGGCTGGCAAAAATCACCAGATACCCTTGGGAGGCGATGCGCATTCCAGCGGGGAAGCGCCATGGTCGCGAGCCTGCATCAGCTGTATCATCCAACTGCCAACCAGTTAAATCAACCTGAACATTATTTGGATTATACAGTTCAATCCATTCATCGCTGCTATTAGTTTCGCCATCAGCATTCCAATCGATGGCCCGGGGTGCTGGCAGAATTTCATTAATCTGCAGTGATGGATAGTTAGCTTGCAAGGCGATGGTTGGCTGAGCAGTCGGCTTGGGTTTGGCAGTTTTTGGCTTGGCAGTGGCTTTGGGTGTGCTGGTTGGTTTTACTGTACTCGTTGGTTTAGGCGTTTTGATTGCTGATATGGCGGTTGGTTGCGGCGCACGGTTGGGCTGGTTGGGCGTGGCTGGAGCATTATTTTGCCAACTCTCAGCGTCGGGAATACGGCTCCAAGTGGTGCTTGCTAGTGGTTTGGTATAGCTCAATCGATCAACTACCCGACCATCGGCCATAGCTAGTTCGACGCTATCGCCACTATCGTTGAGCAAGCTACTTAACGTGATTGTTAAAAATTGACCTTGGCTAATCTGGGTATTCGCAGCAATTCTGATTGTTGTGCCCGAATCATCGCTAATGCTCCAACTACTCAAATCGAGCGTTTGAGCATTGGTTGAATACAGTTCGATCCATTCATTGCCTAGCGGCGAAATTTCGTTGATCACAAGGCCTATGGGAATTGCTGCTAACTCGCGATTGCGATAATTAGGGCTGGCTCGCATGCCGTTGTGCCAATTCAAACCACCATCAGGCCAACGCCCAGCCGACAAACCTGGTAAGGCTGAGCTATAACTCCAAACTGTATATTCTTGCAAACGATAATCCAGCAAACGCACTATGTCACCGTTATCATTAAACAGATTGCTGCTGTAGATGGTGTGCCAACTACGTGGCTCAATCAAGCTATCGTCGGCGATCCGAATTGGCGTACCTCCCGCATTGGCCTGATCATCAAGCCACCAACCACTCAAATCGATTGCAACACTACTAGCGTTATATAACTCGACAAATTCCTCGCCAGTGTGTGGCCATGCTAAGACCTCATTGATCAGGAGTTGATGCGGTTCAAGGCTAGGGTTTTGGCGATTGCTGCTGGCTGGGGTGGCGCGTGAAGCTGCTTGCCATGGGCCAACCCCATCAGGCCAACGGCTCCAAGTGCGGTTGCTCAGACTGCTGGCGTAATCAAGGCTATCAGTGATAATGCCTTGATTGGTAATCAAATGAACGCTATCGATTTCAGCATTCAACAGCGTACCAACCGGAATCACCAAGAATGAATTGGGGCTGATGATGGTTGAATGTGGGATGGTTTGGGCTGCGCCGCCGCCCTCAAGCTGATCGTCAATTTTCCAGCCTTGCAAATCAAGCGATTCAGGGCCAAGGTTGTAGAGTTCAATCCAGTCGGTGCCAGTCAAGGGTTGGCTCATCACTTCGTTGAGCACAATTCGCGCGTGAGTGGGTACAATTGGTAAATCAGCCGGATTGCTTTGGCCTAAACTTGGCGCTCGATTCGTCGCCCACGTCCCCGTGCCATCGGGAATTCTGGCCCAAGTACGGTTGCTGATAGTTGTGTTATAGCTAAAAGCATCGATCAATTGGCCTGTTGAATCAAACAGCCGCACATCATCAGCACTATTGTTGTAAACATTGGTCATTGAAATTACCAGCCAACTTGTTGGCTGAATAATCATTTCAAGCAGGATTGGGTTGGCTCCAGCAACGGCATCATCAAGTTGCCAACCTTGCAAATCGATCGCCTGATCTCCAGCGTTGTATAGCTCAACCCATTCTTTGCCACTGCTTGGCGCTGCCATCAATTCGTTGATTCGAATCTGTGTTGGATTTGGCGTGGCGGTTGGGGTTTGGGTTGGCACTGAAATTGGAGTTGCTGTTTGGGTTGCTGGGGTTGGGGTTGGGCTTGGTTGATTTGTAGCTGTGCTTGTACTAGGTGGAACGGTTGTAGCCGTGTTGGTTGGAATTGAGGTTGGTGTGGTTTGGCTATTGGCGCTTGCTGGGGTTGGCGTGGTTGCTGCTTGCCATGAGCCAGTGCCATCGGGCATGCGGCTCCACGACAGGCCTTGGCTGGCACTGGTGTAGCTGTGCTGATCGATAATCTGGCCCGTAGGATCGAGCAAACGCACCTGATCACCACTGTTATTCAACACGTTGCTCAGTGACACAACTAACCAATCGTTTGGCGCAAGCAGCGTGGGAGTTGGCAAGATTTTGGGGCTGCTGCCACCTTCGATATCATCAACCGCCCAACCGCTTAAATCGATGATGGTTGTGGTTGGATTGTATAACTCCACAAATTCGCTGCCGCTGCTTGGAATCGCCAAAAATTCGTTGAGCACCACTTGGGTTGGGCTGGTTTGAGCCAGCATTGGTTGTGGCCAGAGCCAACCAAGCACCATCAATAGCCAAACAAATCGCTGCATAGCCGCCTCGCAATTGGAACACCAAAAGCCAAGATTGCCCTACTTAGATACACAAGTGAGGATTTTTTGGCATGTCCAAGTGAGCAATTTCGACCCAAGTTTTGCAATGACTGGCAGCTTATAAATCTACGACTTTCGTCCGATTTGCAAAAAATGAGCAACTATGCTATACTATCAAAGTCAACGGAAACGTTGAAGATAACTCGGTGATGGCGGATCGTCTAAAGGTAGGACAACAGTTTTTGGCACTGTTTATCTAGGTTCGAATCCTGGTCCGCCAGCCAACAAAACTCAGCAATTTTGCTGAGTTTTTTGTTTAACCTTGATATTTTGGCCTAACAAAAAAGGCTGGCGTATTGCCAGCCTTTGAAGCTTCAACATAACTACATTGGTGGCTTGATGCCGCTTGAAGCCACACTGACCGGATGCTCCTCTTTGACATTGACCCGATCAATTCCAGTCATCATCAAGCCCAAGAGGGCTAGCACCAAACAGCCAATCGTGCCAAACAGCGCTTGATCGCTATGTTTATCGCCAACCATGGCCATAACGCCACCAGTTAACGCTGGCCCAACAAAACTGCCAAGTCCATAACAAACGGTAAACATACCGCTTGCACCGCCTAATTTGGCTGGGGGAACCCGTGCCGCCAACACTGCTAAACCAATCGGGTAGAGCGTTCCAGCGAACGCTCCTAGCAGCATCCCGAGAAATAGGGTTAGCAAAAATGGTGGGTGTAGGGTCGAGAACAAGGCTGCCGCCGAAAGCAATGATAACGAGCCAATCAGCAATGGCCGATAGCCATAGCGATCAAGCATACGCCCAATTGGCACTTGGGCCACGATGTTGGCAATCACGGTTACCGAAATCAGCGTGCCAAGCTCCCAGTTGCTGTAGTTGAGGGTTGGCAGCAATGAAACTAGCGACAACGTGCCATAGCCATAGAGGAAGGCAATCGCCAAAGGCAAAATCAACGGACGGGTGATTTTAAAGCTCACGCCGCCGCTTTCATGCTCAGTATGGGCCACATGTGGCTCTGGTACAACCAATACCACAATTACGGTTGCCACAATCGCCGCAGCAACGGCTACCAAAAATGGATGGACAGGATTTTTGGTCCATTCATAAACTGCTGTGCCAATAATTGGGCCAGCCGCTGTACCGCTGGCAAGTGACATTCCATAAACTGCCGTGTTATGCCCACGCTGCGCAGGCGAACTAACCCTGCTAACATAGGTTTCAGCGGCAGTCCAAACGCACGACCAGCCAATCCCCTCGAAAATCCGCCACATAAAAAAGAGCGGGATATTATTTGTCCATGGCATTGCGAGCATGGCAACAGTGTAGGAAATTAAGCCAACGATCAAAAATAGTCGAATGCCAAATTTATCAATCGTGCGACCAATCGGCATGCCCGTTAGCACAAGGCTGGCGAACATCACGCTGGTACTCAAGCCCACGATAAATTCATCAGCGCCATTTTGTTCAAGCAAATGCGGAATCAACGGGTTGATGATCCCAATTCCAAGGGCAGTAACCGCAACGCAGAGATAAATTGGCCACATTGGATGACGCACATGCGTCGAAGGAACCTGCTGCATAATACTCCTCACGCTATTGCCCGCAACCCAGTTGGCCAGGTTTGGGTAATTACGGAGATTTCTTCATCAACAATCGTTTGGATGCCTTGGATATTTGGGTGAATATTGGTAAACCAACGCACATCATGGCCATGAATATGATCAAGTGCTGGCCCCAATACCGGAAAATCCTCATCGACTGAGCCAAAACCACGCGCCCGTAAATCCCAGTTGCCTTGTTGGGTTTCGCGTTTCATTCGCTCGAAAATATCGACCACCGCATAACCACGCTGCTGGGCAAGTTTGGCAATCATCCGATAAACTGGCTCAAGCTTGGAGTTACGATCAAAGGCATAATGTGCTGGATAATCGACGTAAATACCAGTCTCCAAGATAATTTTGGCTTGGGGATAATCGCGCTCGAACAAATCGCAAAGCTCGATCAATTTGGCTTCAAATGGCCCAATCCCATAGCGTTTACGATCATTCACGCCATACCGCACAATAATCAGATCGATTTCGGGATAGCGAGCCATCGTGCGATCATAGCGTTTGAGAAAATCCTCGGTTGCTTCACCATCTAAGCCTTCATTATGGACAAGCGTTTCGTCGGCAAAGACGCTACGCAAACGGGTTTGCAGCAAGGCATCGCCACGCTGATGCGGCAATGCATACGAACAAGCAACCGTACAATCACCAACTTGCAAAACCAACGGGCCAGCCATCCAGAACCTCCGCCGAAACGTTGATATTTGCGGCATCCACAGCAAACATCACATACGGCAGTATAGCGGTCTCGTCTACTTTTGACAACTTTTAGCATGACATAAAACGAGTTTTTGGATTACGACAGTTCGTTTCAAATCCTAAACTCATCAAACGCTCATTCTGGTAGCGATCAAAAAAGCGTCCTGTCATACGACGACAGAACGCTTGAAGTTTGTTTTAGTTTAAGCGGGTTTTTTTAGATGCGACGGCGACGGGGAGCACGCATAAACGAAATTACCAAGGCAAACAAAGTTGCGCCAATAATTGACCAGATAATAGGGAAGGGCTTGCCTTCAATATCGAGAGTCAAAAGTTCGGGCAAACCTAAATTGGCAGCCAACCATGAGCCGAGCAATGCGCCGATAAAGCCAACCCCAATTGAGGCCAACAAACCACCCATGCTATAGCCAGCAATCGCTTGACCAGCCGCACCACAAACCGCCGCAATCAATAACATCAACAATAAGCCAACAACTGAAAATTCCATGATTTTCCCTCCTAAATGTGATATTCATAATCCTATCTGTCATCTGCTATTCTGTAAAAGCAAATGTTGTGCCATGAGTAAGGATGAATGATGAATGATGAAGGTGAAAGAGGCTAGGATTAACTCAAAAGCGCGGCGTGAAGGATGAAACGTTGGGAGATCTGAAGCTAATCGGGCAAATCTGTGGCAATCTATGGCTAAAAACAACTTAGCGGCCTTCGTGCCCTTCGCGGTTTCCGCCCTTCCTAACTACCCCTAAGGATTAACCATCTTCTCACCAAAACAGGACAATTAGTGGCGATCTTTTGCCCCAGCCTTTGTTACAATAGATAGCACGATTATTGTCAAGATAGATAAAGGGTTGCCCATGGCTTCATCAAGCAGTTTTATCATCGTTCTTTTAGTGGTGGCAGTGATTGGCTGGTTGGCCACTGTCCATTGGATTCGGACGCACGAGCGTATTTCAGCCCGATTGAAGCGACTTTTGGTGCTCCCTGCTTGGTTTCCATGGATGGGCGCAGCACTGGGCGTGCCCGTAATGCGCGGCGATATGCCACTAGGCGATTTGGGCAAGGCCATCGCTAGTTTTGTGGTTGGCTTGGGTGTTTTTTTACTGACTCGCCGCGAAGCCTAAATATTTCCCCAGCTACCTCAATCAAATAACCAGCTTTTTTAGCAAATAACCATTTCTAGATTGAACCCATGGTTGCAGCAATTCAGCCATGGGTTTGCTCATGCCTAGCCCCTGAATAGGAATAATAGGGGTGTTATTCATTCAATAGTTGTATGCAAAAATTAGCATATCGTGATATGATAAACCTATTGCTGCTTAGACAGGAAGCCGACAGATGCTTGAAAAACGCACATTAGCTCAAACTTTGCATATTCCACGGCAATGGCCGTATATGTTTCGGGCGTTGAACCATCGCAATTTTCGCTTGTTTTGGTTTGGTCAACTTATTTCGCTAATTGGCTCATGGATGCAATCGCTGGCGTTGCAATGGCTGGTCTATCAACTGACTAGCTCAGCCTTTGCAATGGGCACGGTTGCCGCATTAACCTCATTGCCAGTGCTCTTGCTCTCGCCATTTATGGGTGTGGTGGTTGATCGCTATCCCAAGCGCTGGGTGGTGTTTTGGGCCCAAATGGGCGCGATGATTTCATCGTTGATTTTAGCAATTTTGACCTTTAGCGATAGTGTGCACTATTGGCATGTGTTAGCCTTAGCACTAGTCAATGGGGTGGTTAATGCCGTTGATATGCCAGCGCGTCAAGCCTTCACCTCAGAAATGATTGGCAATCGTGATGATCTGATGAATGCAATTGGCCTGAATGCCTCGATTTTCAATGGTGCACGGGCAATTGGGCCAGCCGTTGCCGCAATGTTGGTGAGCGCGGTTGGTTTGGCTTGGGCCTTTTTGCTGAATGGTTTGAGTTTTATCGCTGTGCTAATTGGCTTGATGATGATGACGGGCTTGATTGCGCCAGCGCCACGCAAAAGCGACAGCTCATCGGTGAACGATTTTATGGATGGCGCACGCTATTCCTTGCAAACGCCCTTGATTCGCATCATTTTGGTGTTGGTGCTGGTGCCAAGTATTTTGGGCTTTGGCTATACCTCGTTGCTGCCAATTTTTGCCGACCAAATTTTGCAAACACCACTTATCCCTGAAGGCTCAACCCGTTTGGGTGCGATGATGGTGGCGAATGGCATCGGCGCATTGTTGGCCGCGTTGCGAGTTGCCCGCACCAATGCCCAAACTGATCGGCGCAAATTATTGCTGAATGGGGCGCTTGGTTTTGGCCTAGGCATCTGTTTGTTGGCCTTCAACCGCTCGTTCTGGTTGGCCTTACCAATTATGACCTTCACCGGTTTTTCGATGGTCAGCTTTTTGGCTACCGCCAACACGATTTTGCAAACCACCGCGATTGACAGCTTGCGCGGACGGGTGATGGGCTTTTATGTGATGACCTTGGTTGGCTTGGGCTTGGTTGGGAGTTTGCAGGCTGGGTTTGTGGCTGAACATTGGGGCACGCCGATCGCAACTGGGATTGGTGGCTTGGCCTGTGTGATTTCGGCGTTACTTGGTTTGCGTTCCAAAGCCTTGTTGACCTTGGTTCCACAGAAGGAACAAGCCTAAGTAGGAGCTACGCAATGGGGCGTGTAACAACGCCGTGATCGTTTTCAGGCGATCATGGCGTTCTTAATTTTAGCGACACACAAATAAACCGACTGCTTTTTGAATTGGAAATAGACCTTGATTGGCAGCTAACTGTTCGCTGACCAACTCACGACAAACTGCCAAGTTTTCCTCGCTTAGGCGTTGAGTCGAACGCACATACTCGACGATTGGCTCAACCTCGGTCACGGCCAAATTATTTTCGAATTTGATCATTTCAACCTGCTCGAATTGACTTTGTAGCAAGGCCTTGCCATTTTCGAGCGTAAAACTCAGACTGAATGGCGTAACATCGGCGCTAGGATCGACGGCTTGAATCAGTTCTTTGATTTCGTGCATATGCTGATTGCCATTGGTTGCCGCGAAAAATGTGCCATTTGGTTTGAGTACTCGGCGAATTTCGGCCAAAGCCAGTGCCTGGTCGGCAACGTGATAGAGCATATGGTTTGCAATCACTACATCAAACGAGGCATCAGCAAATGGCAAATAATGGGCATCGATCTGGCTAAAATTCAATTGTGCTAAATCGGCAAGTTGGGTTTTGGCAGTTTGCACCATACCCAAAGAATGGTCGCTATAGCTAATTTGTAACTGGCCCAAATCGTGGCGATGCTCGTGCCATAAACGCCCAGTGCCGCCGCCAAGCTCCAAAACTCGGCCTTCACTCGGCAATTGCATCACATCCCACAGCCAATCGACCCAATCTTGGGGATTGGTGCTAAATCGCTCGTGAATCGCGATGCGGGCTTGCAGATTATTGCTGGTGCCATATTGTTGGGTTAATTGCTGACGCATGGTCATAATCAAGCTCTCCCATAATCTATCCTAGCCTTGGAAAATATGTTGATTGTGGTAGCGCAAAAAGGCAGGATCAGGCTGAAACCGTGCAGGTATTTCAATTTGCCCTTGATCGTAGGCCAATAATAAATCGTTTGTGGCCGAGTTAGCTGAGGATTTGATGAGGGTTGATGCAACCTGAATTCGATAATCGGGAGTAATTGTGATCAAGCCACGATCAAAAGCCCGATCATGCAACGCATTCAAACATAGCCCATTATGCGGATTGACTCGTTGTTCGGCGGCATGTGCCCAAGGGATAATGTGGCTGGCATTCAACAAACTCGGAATATTTAAGCCAGTGATGCAGCAACGCTGATCATAGGCTGCGAGCACCAGTTTACGAAAAAAATGCTGATTCACCCGAACTCGCCGGAGTTGCTCACGCTCTAAACCTTCGATGATTGGCAGTTCAAGCAGGCTCGTTTCAGGCTCTGCTGCCTCTGCTGGCGATAATTTTGCCAACAATTGTTCACTTTCAAAGGCCAAAGCTTCCCAATTATTATAAAACTCGTTCCAAATTGCTAGATCGGCTTTGCTGCCATGGCTTGCTCCTGCAATACCACGTTGTTTTAAGGTTGGGTCAAGGCTGGCAAAATTTGATAATTTGAAAGATACAGCTCCTGGAGAACGCCTGATCAATTGAGCCAAGGCAATTACTTGGGGATTTTTGGCATTGATTTTACCAAAAGGGATCTGATAATAAAGATTGAAGGCAAGAATTAATTCATCACGTTGCCAAAGATTTCGACTCATCGCTATCTCCTCAACAAAAGACCAGCCGCAAATAACTGCATTTACGGCTGGCTGCTGGCCTAAACCTGTTCGCTACCAGTGGCGAGGTAGTAGAACAAGGCCATGCGCATGGCTACGCCATTGGTAATTTGGGTTTCAATCACTGAATGCGGGCCAGTTGCCACATCGGGCATAATCTCCACGCCTTCGTTCATCGGGCCTGGGTGCATCACAATCACGTTGGAGTTGGCGCTGGCGACGCGGGTGGCATTCAGGCCAAAGCGGCGGCTATATTCGCGCAATGATGGTAGCAAGCCGCCTTCCATTCGTTCGTGTTGCAAACGCAAAGCCATCAGCACATCAGCACCTGCAGCCGCTTGATCAAGGCTATGCGAAATTTCAACCTTGGGCCAGGTGCTTTGCCAATATTTGGCAGGGCCGATCAAGGTTGGTGGGCCACAAACCACCACTTTGGCCCCCATCGTTGTGAGTGCCCACAAATTCGAACGAGCCACGCGGCTATGCAAAATATCACCAACAATCACCACTTTTTTGTCGGCCAGCTCGCCCAGCCGTTCGTGCATCGTAAACAGATCAAGCAAGGCCTGTGATGGATGGGCATGACGACCATCGCCACCATTAATCACTGAGCCACGGAAATGCTGAGCCACAAGATAGGGTGAGCCACTTTGGCCATGGCGCATCACAATATAATCGGCTCCCAAGGCTTGCACCGTGCGCACCGTATCAACTAACGATTCGCCTTTTTTGACGCTGGTATCTTTGGCTCCAAGGCTGAGCACATTGGCCGAGAGCGCTTTGGCCGCCAGTTCAAATGATGAACGAGTGCGGGTGCTATCTTCCCAAAACATATTGACCACAATTTTGCCGCGCAAGGTTGGCACTTGCTTAACCGGACGCTCCAGCACATCCTTCATCTGGGTGGCGATGGTCAAGAGCGTGCGTAACTCATCGGCACTCCAATCATCAAGATCAAGCACATGCCGACGGCGCGGAGTAGTGGTTGGCGAACTCATAAAAATTCTCCATCTATAGCAAGTAGCAACTAATAAACAAAAGCGCTTAGGTTATGGCCTAAGCGCCTTGACGGTTTAGCGACGGGCTGGCAAGGCTGCTCGCCAACGTAACGCCGCTTCAATAAACAGATCAAGCTCGCCAGCAAGGGCAGCTTTGGGATTGGTATGCACAATTTCGGTACGCGGATCTTTGATTGTTGAGCGCTTGCCCAAGTGATAGCTGCGCACCACCGAACCCCAAGCATCGTCACTGGGTTGAATAAAATCATCAAGTTGTTTCATTGCCAAGCGCCCTAACAGGATGCTCAGCAACATTTCGCGCACTGCTCGTTCGCTGCCAGCACAAGCAAAGGCGGCTGTGCCACTGTAACGATGCAGCGCCCGCCCAGTTACCCGCAACTTACGCAAGAAATAGCCATCGGCGCGGGTATTCATCACGGACATTTCGATCTCGCTGCTGGCTGGGGTAGGCGTATCTTCGGTTGGCACAGGCAACACGCTAATTTGCACTTGGGTCACGGTTTTGAGCCGTGGCTCGCCGCCAGTTTCTGAGATGCGATGCGTGCCTGCTTCGCTGCGCAATAAGCCAAACGCGCCAGAACCGCTAATCTGCAAAGTTACGCGAATCAGATTATCTTCGGCGGGCGTTTCGTCGATCACTTTGGCCTCAAAGCGCTTGCCCAGCGACCATTCCAAGTAGGCGTTGGCCAAGTTGCGAACCCAGCGCAAGCCCGCTTGGTCGCTCTCCAAAATGATATAGGCATCGTGCCAATCTTCGGGGTTGCTGAACAACATTTCGAGTTCGGCAAAGCGTAAATCACGCTCAAGCCGTTTGGCCATACGCATCAGTTCGGGGAACAAACGCCGTTCGTTGCGATCACGAATCCGTTGCAACAGTTGGGCCGCATCATCATAT
Encoded proteins:
- a CDS encoding class I SAM-dependent methyltransferase — encoded protein: MTMRQQLTQQYGTSNNLQARIAIHERFSTNPQDWVDWLWDVMQLPSEGRVLELGGGTGRLWHEHRHDLGQLQISYSDHSLGMVQTAKTQLADLAQLNFSQIDAHYLPFADASFDVVIANHMLYHVADQALALAEIRRVLKPNGTFFAATNGNQHMHEIKELIQAVDPSADVTPFSLSFTLENGKALLQSQFEQVEMIKFENNLAVTEVEPIVEYVRSTQRLSEENLAVCRELVSEQLAANQGLFPIQKAVGLFVCR
- a CDS encoding MogA/MoaB family molybdenum cofactor biosynthesis protein, translated to MGYNDHAEAAAQHQAPVRCAIITISDTRTSETDKSGALTHELLTAAGFEVVEYRIIPDEPDQVAEFVQQCIARSDCDAVLTNGGTGIARRDATIEAIAPLLDKKLPGFGEIFRMLSYNEIGAGAMLSRAIAGIAGRTLVFCMPGSSGAVRLAMQSLILPELKHLVWEIARQ
- a CDS encoding DPP IV N-terminal domain-containing protein — its product is MDQIGRRTVTSLSVGLVAIVILLVTIGQQPSAGQVSNPNSNQAQVNGILFLRNPAQQAELWRSDANGQGQQLLVPQVSDYSLSPDGRKVAYATQAEAQPSRIEMFDLTQNQVITSTGSADWTGYTPNWSPANGVIVYERRTISAGGVGSPKLWLMQPDGTQVSPVVKGGDVVTFGAHWSNAGRLLGFTDPLRNELVLFDFSDVLRRIPFSGDFDWSPDDQRLVISVLRESQAGFRNELIVFDLATEQQTPLTSQTDTDDFTPVWSPDGTKIAFVRRTREVPRGEIWVVNADGSEPRAITAGGGYDNVDPQWTPDSQQLLWTRLTVGSANVPSAIWTVNLAENSEPRVLIENATQARWIVE
- a CDS encoding MFS transporter → MQQVPSTHVRHPMWPIYLCVAVTALGIGIINPLIPHLLEQNGADEFIVGLSTSVMFASLVLTGMPIGRTIDKFGIRLFLIVGLISYTVAMLAMPWTNNIPLFFMWRIFEGIGWSCVWTAAETYVSRVSSPAQRGHNTAVYGMSLASGTAAGPIIGTAVYEWTKNPVHPFLVAVAAAIVATVIVVLVVPEPHVAHTEHESGGVSFKITRPLILPLAIAFLYGYGTLSLVSLLPTLNYSNWELGTLISVTVIANIVAQVPIGRMLDRYGYRPLLIGSLSLLSAAALFSTLHPPFLLTLFLGMLLGAFAGTLYPIGLAVLAARVPPAKLGGASGMFTVCYGLGSFVGPALTGGVMAMVGDKHSDQALFGTIGCLVLALLGLMMTGIDRVNVKEEHPVSVASSGIKPPM
- a CDS encoding MFS transporter; translation: MLEKRTLAQTLHIPRQWPYMFRALNHRNFRLFWFGQLISLIGSWMQSLALQWLVYQLTSSAFAMGTVAALTSLPVLLLSPFMGVVVDRYPKRWVVFWAQMGAMISSLILAILTFSDSVHYWHVLALALVNGVVNAVDMPARQAFTSEMIGNRDDLMNAIGLNASIFNGARAIGPAVAAMLVSAVGLAWAFLLNGLSFIAVLIGLMMMTGLIAPAPRKSDSSSVNDFMDGARYSLQTPLIRIILVLVLVPSILGFGYTSLLPIFADQILQTPLIPEGSTRLGAMMVANGIGALLAALRVARTNAQTDRRKLLLNGALGFGLGICLLAFNRSFWLALPIMTFTGFSMVSFLATANTILQTTAIDSLRGRVMGFYVMTLVGLGLVGSLQAGFVAEHWGTPIATGIGGLACVISALLGLRSKALLTLVPQKEQA
- a CDS encoding HNH endonuclease codes for the protein MSRNLWQRDELILAFNLYYQIPFGKINAKNPQVIALAQLIRRSPGAVSFKLSNFASLDPTLKQRGIAGASHGSKADLAIWNEFYNNWEALAFESEQLLAKLSPAEAAEPETSLLELPIIEGLEREQLRRVRVNQHFFRKLVLAAYDQRCCITGLNIPSLLNASHIIPWAHAAEQRVNPHNGLCLNALHDRAFDRGLITITPDYRIQVASTLIKSSANSATNDLLLAYDQGQIEIPARFQPDPAFLRYHNQHIFQG
- a CDS encoding SGNH/GDSL hydrolase family protein — protein: MAGPLVLQVGDCTVACSYALPHQRGDALLQTRLRSVFADETLVHNEGLDGEATEDFLKRYDRTMARYPEIDLIIVRYGVNDRKRYGIGPFEAKLIELCDLFERDYPQAKIILETGIYVDYPAHYAFDRNSKLEPVYRMIAKLAQQRGYAVVDIFERMKRETQQGNWDLRARGFGSVDEDFPVLGPALDHIHGHDVRWFTNIHPNIQGIQTIVDEEISVITQTWPTGLRAIA
- a CDS encoding aspartate carbamoyltransferase catalytic subunit; protein product: MSSPTTTPRRRHVLDLDDWSADELRTLLTIATQMKDVLERPVKQVPTLRGKIVVNMFWEDSTRTRSSFELAAKALSANVLSLGAKDTSVKKGESLVDTVRTVQALGADYIVMRHGQSGSPYLVAQHFRGSVINGGDGRHAHPSQALLDLFTMHERLGELADKKVVIVGDILHSRVARSNLWALTTMGAKVVVCGPPTLIGPAKYWQSTWPKVEISHSLDQAAAGADVLMALRLQHERMEGGLLPSLREYSRRFGLNATRVASANSNVIVMHPGPMNEGVEIMPDVATGPHSVIETQITNGVAMRMALFYYLATGSEQV